One genomic window of Haliotis asinina isolate JCU_RB_2024 chromosome 4, JCU_Hal_asi_v2, whole genome shotgun sequence includes the following:
- the LOC137281361 gene encoding uncharacterized protein — MVCGSETKVEDVSPIFDVQKRIQDWAWDQFVSKSSFLRKLFLRRKNFDVDVPMNFYQFEDLPAKLMDKKSESESEAHSESETRPKRKQLKHGDQLPNTSVLSTDYQNDTNRDQVYKFRMERARTASVNVTFQTGFSIGGSANFTIGVAEAGLETRLEISKTTGQTFEETLTFETTSDINVEANSHCTAQVVFTEKEICKKFKVETLMRMPSGTAPVFIRRKKDQELVSSFSIGDLQPIFDKQIRKKQVTVVDETEPGDEFKKYALKITTTGIIEGMKLSGQTVKLHSEAIDKQNRPKKKSDSHVLEEHLSRQDSIVKL; from the coding sequence ATGGTCTGTGGCAGTGAAACGAAGGTAGAGGATGTCTCCCCAATTTTTGACGTCCAAAAGAGGATACAAGACTGGGCATGGGATCAGTTCGTCAGTAAATCATCGTTCTTGAGAAAACTCTTCCTCAGGAGGAAAAATTTCGATGTGGATGTCCCCATGAACTTTTACCAATTTGAAGACCTGCCTGCTAAACTTATGGACAAGAAATCTGAGTCAGAATCAGAGGCCCACTCTGAATCCGAGACCAGGCCCAAACGGAAGCAGCTCAAGCATGGCGATCAGCTTCCCAACACATCTGTTCTATCCACTGACTATCAAAACGACACGAATAGGGACCAGGTCTATAAATTCAGGATGGAACGAGCAAGAACAGCTTCAGTAAACGTCACCTTTCAGACAGGATTTTCCATCGGTGGGTCAGCAAACTTTACGATTGGAGTTGCAGAAGCTGGTCTTGAAACACGGCTGGAGATCTCAAAAACTACCGGTCAGACGTTCGAGGAAACGTTGACATTTGAAACGACAAGTGATATCAACGTTGAAGCCAACAGCCATTGCACTGCACAGGTTGTTTTCACAGAGAAGGAAATCTGTAAGAAGTTCAAGGTTGAGACGCTCATGAGGATGCCGTCGGGAACCGCCCCGGTGTTCATCAGACGAAAGAAAGACCAGGAGCTGGTTTCGTCCTTTTCCATTGGTGACCTTCAGCCTATTTTCGACAAGCAAATAAGAAAGAAACAAGTGACAGTCGTGGATGAGACAGAGCCGGGGGATGAGTTCAAGAAGTATGCATTGAAGATAACCACAACGGGAATCATTGAAGGTATGAAGCTATCGGGACAAACAGTCAAGCTGCATTCTGAGGCCATTGACAAACAAAATCGGCCCAAGAAGAAAAGTGACAGTCATGTTTTAGAAGAGCATTTGTCGCGTCAGGACTCAATAGTCAAGCTTTAG